A stretch of DNA from Pseudopipra pipra isolate bDixPip1 chromosome 1, bDixPip1.hap1, whole genome shotgun sequence:
gtctctcgcggaacctcctgccccacaggtgaggacagaccctgagcccaaAAGGCCCcggacgcacggcggggacattcacagcccttgctcccctgccccttcccctcctcctcctcagtcctctgagcgcccgacaccccccgactggcacgtgacctccagcgtttgctctttctcgcaggatcagccagcctcggccaacagcctggccagaagcagcagcccttgccagctccctctgccccaccagcaggtatggcagtcccatctgccttggcccctcggcattccctgcccccaacccctccagcccccaggcctgccctggctcctccagccctgccggcacctccagcagccacagcacccctgtccccctgccagctggggcaccttggctcagcacagcacagcgAGCAgacctggcattgcctgggccacctctgttcgAGTAAGAGCTTTTAGAGATATTTTCccaggatcttggggccgtctctgccattttgccgtcccctgtgcaaccccatggccGTGGCAcggcagctcaccccgcagggacGGTCCCTCAGGCAAGCTGCCGCTCAGAGCAGGGGGATGCCTGTGTTCGGGGTCGGCTCAGCGGGTGCTCCAGGAGACTCTCtcagccccgagcccccccatctcccttctcccctgtgccaatggctccaagcagtgactgctccaacccccacccatatcttctgctccacagggacacggactcagctgcctccaccagcccccttggcaagcagccatggcattgctcctccatcaggcaatgcccggggctgcaggaaggccctggtcccagccccaccagtgcgggacaccCAACACGGCCCTACCAGCTCaaccaacccctcagggacacccctgggccgtggcagccctccagacaccagcgtgCCCATGGATTTGGACACCACCCCAgctcttgacatcagtctgggcagtgatgtccccatggatgacgACACCCCGtcaggctgcgacctctcgctggccagcgacgtcaccatggacgaggacagcccgtcaggccgtgacctctccttggccagcgacatcaccatggatgaggacagcccgtcaggccgtgacctctccttggccagcgacgtcaccatggacgaggacagcccgtcaggccgtgacctctcgctggccactgacgtccccatggatggtggctcccccTCAGGCAGTGATCACCTTGtgagctgtgacatctcagtgagcagcgatgtccccatggatgaggacaccttcccgagggctgacatctccctgcccagtcacagcactgccagccaccctggcccactccacggccaagccatcggggcccatggggtgactccagccagcgaCACTGGGCTGCGTCGCAAGGTCCTGCTGaaagggactcggagccacttgcatcgctcccagggagccgtgggtACCAGTCGGGATgatcgcagcagcgtccccgtgcccacggaccatgctggcaccagtggcaccagcccccggCCCAAGAACACCTCactctgcccgcccaagaagatgccgcccactgactgcagtgtccccaagccttccagagccgtcctgagcacgggacactgcaaggcaggCGGCAtcaagcctcaggaccctcagcagggtgcgggcgCAGggctgccaccgcctcagagcagcgAGTCAGCACGCAACATCGCTCTGGAAAGGCGGGGcacaaagaggaagaggggctctgggccaagcactgggagcaagtgcaaggctcccgcagccagggctggggcaggaagttgttgagggacagatcgtttggggatctgtcccagggagagggacagatcgtttggggatctgtcccggggggagggacagatcgtttggggatctgtcccggggggagggacagatcgtttggggatctgtcccggggggagggacagatcgtttggggatctgtcccggggggagggacagatcgtttggggatctgtcccggggggagggacagatcgtttggggatctgtcccggggggagggataggtcgtttggggatctatcccaatctgagggagggagggtgggagggagggtgtttatgtagatagagatgtaggtAGAGACGTAGATGTAGATGTAGATGTAGgtgtagatattgatgaccgtttttttctggttatcaataaaagattttcttttttattccataacctgtctgtgtctgcatggaatggggagggagtggcgggtggcagcaggaaatgGCACCAAGCAGGTCCACCAAGGCccaaagggctccaagggcacccaaagggcactccaggcctgagtcagtgccggaggtgcaggcattcatggagGGTCCCCTTCCCCGGGGCAAGCAGCCCTTTGGCATGGGAGCCAGaacagaggggtccgtgcaggactcacgcacatGGCCCCACGCCGAAAGCAGCCccgagcacagcctgggcaccgtcctcccactctggggctttagaaggctgctcccactgctcccactgaCCCCACCATGTCctcagtcatcccactgcagccccagacagagctcctgcaggctgccccggggctgcactGGACAGGGGCGGGAAGGGAGTGGGAAGAACGTGCTGGGAACCATATGCAGGACCTCTCAGAAGTCCAGGGAGACGGCCTctgtagatctctgggagggaGCACTTGGGATGTATGGAGCTCTGTCGGGGGGTGGACGGCGAGCCACTCGGGACTCGATGGGGCAGGATCaaagggcaggctgggaatggggatgctgctgagggcactgcggggacaccacaggcctcctgagcagcagcagcaggatggggatgagagctctacaggcagcttgaagcagcctcaaagtcacagtccctggctctcgtggggcattcaactaccctgagagcagctggagaaacaACGCAGCCAAGCACCAACAGTCCAGGAGCCTCCTGGAAGGCATTGGTGACAACTTCCTGACCCAGGCGGTGGAGCCTGCCAcaaggaatgctgtgctgctccacctcatcctaacacacaggaaaggccttgttggagatgggaaggtaaGGGACAACCTTGCCTGTCGAGACCACGgcactgtggtcttctgaaggTCCAGGTATTGGgagacacataaataccaggaggcagaggagctAATTACGAAGAATAAGCTTTTATTTCAATGAAACTTTTATATCAAtattcactgaacaaacctcagtgaggcctctcaactcagtggaggtcgcagccccttttatcccctttgcccggagcgctgctccctccccagcgtttctccacTGGCTGACGTACtccggggttacaggcttcccgacacgcctgctctgtgtcccccattatgtccctcgcagggggctgggaaggtcactggcaCTTTTCAAAAcggaggccacagcacacttcaaaacggaggacgtggccacctgagaccttctctgctgctgatcggtccccctgtctctgggcgAAGGGCACCCCTTTGTAACCAACAATggaaccaccagtaacttactgcttcttacgGCGAACTGcaactaccctacaaactttgcaagcacactttcttcttcctaagggTGGAgttgaggactgggggaggacgaagcagggcagcatggaagagcAGAaccacgcacctcaggagagctgacttgagcctcctcagggatcttcttcctccttgcctgatgccctttttcccctcactcactgctctAACCCcgcaacctgatttgctgcacaccctgtcttcCTGAAACACCGCCCAGCTGGTCTTTCTcgatgggccgagctccttgtttccctttgcccttgtgcgaatgccagggaatgggaagcaccctcatttttacGGTTGGGCttttgctgcccagcctcactttctgcagcagtttcacagttttcaatccggttctgtccctgtttcttttagTGCCCAAATTTTCTCCTAAACAGCCAGCTGACATCCATGCAGTCACtgtgcccagaactgccaggagaactccacagGTTCAGaggctcaagtgggcagaacctATCTTGGATACAGCCTTGCTCGCTTTGAACGTTGGATTCCACGtcaggagccagatgctgagcactcctgAAGAACCCCCTTTTCTAGACCCAATCTCCAAGCACAACGGAtcacagcacacacctaaagtgCTTTTGACCGtcacctgacagaacccccttcttctTGTCCACGCTTGTCTCCCCATGGAAcggagagcagaaaaagactctccagtgtaaggccagaactgccaggtttacggcagaggcagagaaattgcCCAAGCcttgcctccaggatggtgagcttgctccaggatccttccaccAGGCAGTTTTGGTTgcattgtttggttttctgtcaACGTGCATCGCTTTCAGCAATGCTAACTTCCAATGCTGAGAAGTCACGGGATTAGTCCCCAGAATGAGGTGATGACCTTCGGTAACCAGAGTTTGACTTCGTATGGCCAACGCTTTTATTtacctcctgctttctgcaggtgccccctgtttttcaagactcctagaagagtttgcgctggaagggaccttaaagctcatctagacaaggttgctccaagccccgtccaacccggccgtgaacacttccagggatggggcagccacggcttctctggacaacgTGTGCcggggcctcaccactctcacggggaagaatttttttccagaatcccatctaatcctgccctctgccagtgtgaagccattcccccttgttctgtcactgcagtcccttgtaaacagtctctcctatccaagccttcttggtcctccctgttgtgttgggAAATTCGGAAgttgatgttgtgccaggtggcaccaaccaagccctgacccaggtgcaggaccttgcgcttgaggtctgaggtcactggctttgttcagcctggaggagactgagctcagatctcctggggggctgcagcttcctgccaaggggcagcagcagcaatttctGCTccgtgtgaccagggacaggaccccagggaacggctggagccGTGTCAGGGGCGGcctaggttggatattaggaaaagcttcttcccccagagggtggtcggccactggaacaggctccccagggcagtggtcttggccccaaggctgccagagctcaaggagcgtttggacaacgctctcggGCACTTGGTGGgattgctgggctgtcctgtgcaaggccgggagctggactggaccatccttgtgggtcccttccagctcaggatattctgtgattctaactctttggttaacccttcctctccccacaaagagctggcaaagctgttgggggtggggcagaacaagggaagcgGCAGCACTgttgctgtctctatgacacaacaatgggagccccaacattccgtccctggagacgctccaagaggagcgtCCAGACCCGGGTCCAGTCAACACAACGGAGCGGTCGCCGAAGCTGACTGgccatggccctgtcagctctgtggcagcgttgtgtgagctggagctcaaccatagcccagctcctgcagccgtttgtctctcgcggaacctcctgccccacaggtgaggacagaccctgagcccaaAAGGCCCcggacgcacggcggggacattcacagcccttgctcccctgccccttcccctcctcctcctcagtcctctgagcgcccgacaccccccgactggcacgtgacctccagcgtttgctctttctcgcaggatcagccagcctcggccaacagcctggccagaagcagcagcccttgccagctccctctgccccaccagcaggtatggcagtcccatctgccttggcccctcggcattccctgcccccaacccctccagcccccaggcctgccctggctcctccagccctgccggcacctccagcagccacagcacccctgtccccctgccagctggggcaccttggctcagcacagcacagcgAGCAgacctggcattgcctgggccacctctgttcaagTAAGAGCTTTTAGAGATATTTTCccaggatcttggggccgtctctgccattttgccgtcccctgtgcaaccccatggccGTGGCAcggcagctcaccccgcagggacGGTCCCTCAGGCAAGCTGCCGCTCAGAGCAGGGGGATGCCTGTGTTCGGGGTCGGCTCAGCGGGTGCTCCAGGAGACTCTCtcagccccgagcccccccatctcccttctcccctgtgccaatggctccaagcagtgactgctccaacccccacccatatcttctgctccacagggacac
This window harbors:
- the LOC135419376 gene encoding cell surface glycoprotein 1-like gives rise to the protein MALSALWQRCVSWSSTIAQLLQPFVSRGTSCPTGSASLGQQPGQKQQPLPAPSAPPAGTRTQLPPPAPLASSHGIAPPSGNARGCRKALVPAPPVRDTQHGPTSSTNPSGTPLGRGSPPDTSVPMDLDTTPALDISLGSDVPMDDDTPSGCDLSLASDVTMDEDSPSGRDLSLASDITMDEDSPSGRDLSLASDVTMDEDSPSGRDLSLATDVPMDGGSPSGSDHLVSCDISVSSDVPMDEDTFPRADISLPSHSTASHPGPLHGQAIGAHGVTPASDTGLRRKVLLKGTRSHLHRSQGAVGTSRDDRSSVPVPTDHAGTSGTSPRPKNTSLCPPKKMPPTDCSVPKPSRAVLSTGHCKAGGIKPQDPQQGAGAGLPPPQSSESARNIALERRGTKRKRGSGPSTGSKCKAPAARAGAGSC